One Pseudomonas lalucatii genomic window carries:
- a CDS encoding PhzF family phenazine biosynthesis protein, translating to MQVRVRIVSAFVDDGQGGNPAGVVLQADGLSSAQKQAVAVQVGLSETAFVSRSQRAACKLDFFTPTRQIAHCGHATVAAFALLRQLGQVQQGWTSKETVDGDRDILIEGDMAFMAQRQPDYVHLDDDPPLLEAVMAAMGIDPGQLLPGLWPTRVSTGGAFVIVPLADEARVAALQPEPQALSRLSERLDLVGFYAFSPDTRRPQRAAGARMFAPYYGIAEEAATGMAAGPLACFLHDLMGVSGERLLIEQGHLMHPPSPSVISVELRLEEGRIVGLLAGGRARVMHELSLTL from the coding sequence ATGCAAGTCAGGGTGCGGATCGTCAGCGCCTTCGTCGATGACGGCCAGGGCGGCAACCCCGCCGGAGTGGTGCTCCAGGCCGATGGCCTGAGCAGCGCACAGAAGCAGGCGGTTGCCGTTCAGGTCGGGCTGTCGGAGACCGCCTTCGTGTCCCGCTCGCAGCGCGCGGCCTGCAAGTTGGACTTCTTCACCCCGACGCGGCAGATCGCCCACTGTGGTCACGCGACGGTGGCCGCATTCGCCCTGCTGCGCCAGCTGGGGCAGGTGCAGCAAGGCTGGACCAGCAAGGAGACGGTCGATGGCGACCGCGACATCCTGATCGAGGGCGACATGGCCTTCATGGCACAGCGCCAGCCCGACTATGTGCACCTGGATGACGACCCGCCGCTGCTCGAGGCGGTGATGGCGGCCATGGGCATCGACCCGGGGCAGCTGCTGCCCGGGCTGTGGCCGACGCGGGTGAGTACCGGCGGCGCCTTCGTCATAGTGCCGCTGGCCGACGAGGCGCGGGTGGCGGCGTTGCAACCCGAGCCGCAGGCTCTGTCGCGACTCAGCGAACGCCTCGACCTGGTGGGTTTCTACGCCTTCTCCCCGGATACCCGTCGGCCGCAGCGGGCGGCGGGCGCGCGCATGTTTGCGCCGTACTACGGCATCGCCGAGGAAGCCGCGACCGGTATGGCGGCCGGTCCCCTGGCGTGCTTTCTGCACGATCTGATGGGGGTGTCGGGCGAGCGCTTGCTGATCGAGCAGGGGCACCTGATGCATCCGCCGTCGCCCAGCGTGATCAGCGTCGAACTGCGGCTCGAGGAGGGGCGCATCGTGGGCCTGCTGGCCGGCGGTCGGGCGCGAGTGATGCATGAGCTGAGTCTGACTCTATGA
- a CDS encoding methyl-accepting chemotaxis protein, producing MGSSRQVRESTSLTSSEANQAASRLQEQLQELDQLATAMQEMASTAEEVARNAQAAAQAAIAANEETENGVTVVSQSTDAIKRLADEMNDTSHSINELAKLSHNIESILSVITSIADQTNLLALNAAIEAARAGESGRGFAVVADEVRSLASRTQQSTQEIRQMIDQLQSGVKQAEARMQQSRDTASQTAEDASAANAMLGRIREAITRINDMNLQIATAAEEQSATTEEINRNTTNIRDISHEVAGGAEQQVRQCAVMVDQVGQQDRMLGRFKV from the coding sequence ATGGGCAGCTCCCGCCAGGTTCGCGAAAGCACCTCGCTCACCTCCAGCGAGGCCAACCAGGCGGCCAGCCGCCTGCAGGAGCAGTTGCAGGAACTGGATCAGCTGGCCACTGCCATGCAGGAAATGGCCTCCACCGCCGAAGAGGTGGCACGCAACGCCCAGGCCGCGGCCCAGGCGGCCATCGCCGCCAACGAGGAGACCGAGAACGGCGTGACCGTCGTTTCGCAATCCACCGATGCGATCAAGCGCCTGGCCGACGAGATGAACGACACCAGCCACTCGATCAACGAACTGGCCAAGCTCAGCCACAACATCGAGTCGATCCTGTCGGTGATCACCAGCATCGCCGACCAGACCAACCTGCTTGCCCTCAACGCCGCCATCGAGGCGGCGCGGGCCGGCGAGTCGGGACGAGGCTTCGCCGTGGTGGCCGATGAGGTGCGCTCGCTCGCCTCACGCACCCAGCAGTCCACCCAGGAAATCCGCCAGATGATCGATCAGCTGCAGTCCGGGGTGAAACAGGCCGAGGCCCGCATGCAGCAGAGTCGCGACACCGCCAGCCAGACCGCAGAAGACGCCAGCGCCGCCAACGCCATGCTGGGGCGCATCCGCGAGGCCATCACCCGTATCAACGACATGAACCTGCAGATCGCCACCGCGGCGGAAGAGCAGAGCGCGACCACCGAAGAGATCAACCGCAACACCACCAACATCCGCGATATCAGCCATGAGGTGGCCGGGGGCGCCGAGCAGCAGGTGCGCCAGTGCGCGGTAATGGTCGACCAGGTCGGCCAGCAGGACCGAATGCTGGGACGCTTCAAGGTCTGA
- a CDS encoding crotonase/enoyl-CoA hydratase family protein, protein MSDLISYQLEEGIATLTLSNGKVNAISPDVIAAFNEALDRAEQDKAIVVITGQPGILSGGYDLKVMTSGPQNAIALVAAGSTLARRMLAHPLPIIVACPGHAVAKGAFILLSADYRIGVEGPFSIGLNEVQIGMTMHHVGIELARDRLLKSAFHRSVINGEMFDPQGAVDAGFLDKVVPAEQLMTTALAAAQQLKKINMTAHRNTKLKVRKALLETLDQAIELDRQQLL, encoded by the coding sequence ATGAGCGACCTGATCAGCTACCAACTCGAAGAGGGTATCGCCACCCTGACCCTGAGCAATGGCAAGGTGAACGCCATTTCCCCGGACGTGATCGCCGCCTTCAACGAGGCACTGGATCGCGCCGAGCAGGACAAGGCGATAGTGGTCATCACCGGTCAGCCGGGAATACTCTCCGGCGGTTACGACCTCAAGGTGATGACCTCCGGCCCGCAGAACGCCATCGCCCTGGTCGCCGCCGGTTCAACGCTGGCCCGGCGCATGCTCGCCCACCCCCTCCCGATCATCGTCGCCTGCCCCGGCCACGCGGTGGCCAAGGGCGCCTTCATCCTGCTCTCGGCCGACTACCGCATCGGCGTCGAGGGGCCGTTCAGCATCGGCCTGAACGAAGTGCAGATCGGCATGACCATGCACCACGTGGGTATCGAACTGGCTCGCGACCGCCTGCTCAAGTCGGCATTCCACCGCTCGGTGATCAACGGCGAGATGTTCGACCCGCAGGGCGCGGTAGATGCCGGCTTCCTCGACAAGGTGGTGCCGGCCGAGCAACTGATGACCACCGCCCTGGCGGCCGCCCAGCAACTGAAGAAGATCAACATGACGGCGCATCGCAACACCAAGCTGAAGGTGCGCAAGGCGCTGCTGGAGACCCTCGACCAGGCCATCGAACTGGACCGCCAGCAGCTGCTGTAA
- a CDS encoding winged helix-turn-helix domain-containing protein yields MPMNPSLSLRAARRLALRAQGFGRAPLAAVDRRRLLESIERLGVLQIDSVNALIRSHYLPLFSRLGPYERALLERAAWGAGRQRRLFEYWGHEASLLPLSCYPLLHWRMQRARNGEGIYKGLAQFGRDQQPLIRRVLQAVRERGALGAGSLASGPGSGGAWWGWSAEKHALEWLFAAGELTVAARRGFERLYDVPERVLPADVLARPAMTMADAQRQLLLRAARALGIATESDLRDYYRLDLADTRARLAELLEAGELQRLQVQGWTQPGYCLGPPRIPRRVAASALLSPFDSLIWARARTERLFDFRYRLELYTPPHKRVYGYYVLPFLHDERLAARLDLRAERKTLQLAVYAVHEEPPGLDERGVIALAENLRTLALWLGLARVRLNCTSACAARVRALLE; encoded by the coding sequence ATGCCGATGAACCCGTCCCTGTCTCTTCGCGCGGCACGTCGCCTGGCCCTGAGGGCTCAGGGTTTTGGCCGCGCGCCGTTGGCCGCGGTCGATCGGCGCCGCCTGCTTGAGTCGATCGAGCGACTCGGCGTCCTGCAGATCGACTCGGTGAACGCCCTGATCCGTTCCCACTACCTGCCGCTGTTCTCCCGCTTGGGCCCCTATGAGCGCGCCTTGCTGGAGCGGGCAGCCTGGGGCGCGGGGCGTCAGCGCCGCCTGTTCGAATACTGGGGGCACGAGGCCTCCCTGCTGCCCCTGTCCTGCTATCCGCTGCTGCACTGGCGGATGCAGCGGGCGCGCAACGGCGAGGGCATCTACAAGGGGCTCGCGCAGTTCGGCCGTGACCAGCAACCGCTGATTCGCCGCGTGCTGCAGGCCGTGCGGGAGCGCGGCGCCCTGGGCGCCGGCAGCCTGGCATCCGGGCCGGGGAGTGGTGGCGCCTGGTGGGGCTGGAGCGCGGAGAAACATGCGCTGGAGTGGTTGTTCGCCGCCGGCGAGCTGACAGTCGCGGCGCGGCGCGGTTTCGAACGACTCTATGACGTGCCGGAGCGCGTGTTGCCGGCCGACGTCCTGGCTCGGCCGGCCATGACAATGGCCGATGCCCAGCGCCAGTTGCTGCTGCGTGCGGCCCGGGCGCTGGGTATCGCCACGGAGAGCGACCTGCGGGACTACTATCGCCTGGACCTGGCCGACACGCGCGCGCGCCTGGCGGAACTGCTCGAGGCCGGCGAACTGCAGCGACTGCAGGTGCAGGGCTGGACGCAGCCGGGTTATTGCCTGGGACCGCCGAGGATTCCGCGCCGGGTGGCGGCCAGCGCCTTGCTGTCGCCGTTCGACTCGTTGATCTGGGCCCGCGCACGCACCGAGCGGCTGTTCGACTTCCGCTACCGCCTGGAGCTCTATACGCCACCGCACAAGCGGGTCTACGGCTACTACGTGCTGCCGTTCCTGCATGACGAGCGGCTGGCGGCGCGGCTGGACCTGCGGGCCGAGCGCAAGACGCTACAGCTGGCGGTATACGCCGTGCACGAGGAGCCGCCCGGGTTGGATGAGCGGGGCGTGATCGCCTTGGCCGAGAACCTGCGCACGCTGGCACTCTGGTTGGGGCTGGCCCGGGTGCGACTGAACTGCACAAGCGCCTGCGCCGCGCGCGTGCGCGCCCTGCTCGAGTGA
- a CDS encoding lysophospholipid acyltransferase family protein, whose amino-acid sequence MLFLLRMLMMAVHFVLAGILGLLLGICRPFNPDNSRLCARLYALPALCILHLTLRAEVGSMLAQRQACVIVANHQSNYDLYVIGRVVPPRTVSIGKKSLKWIPLFGQLYWLAGNVLIDRGNARRAKQAMLTTTEVLRHQDTSIWVFPEGTRNAGEELLPFKKGAFQMAVAAGVPIVPVCVSNYARHLRLNRWDGGKILIRSLPAIPTAGLTQADLPMLIADCRSRMQRCIAALDAELAAA is encoded by the coding sequence ATGCTTTTCCTTCTGCGCATGCTGATGATGGCCGTGCACTTCGTTCTGGCCGGCATCCTCGGCCTGCTGCTCGGCATCTGTCGCCCCTTCAACCCCGACAACAGTCGACTCTGCGCGCGCCTCTACGCGTTGCCCGCACTGTGCATCCTGCACCTCACGCTGCGCGCGGAGGTCGGCTCGATGCTGGCGCAGCGCCAGGCCTGCGTGATAGTCGCCAACCACCAGTCCAACTACGACCTCTATGTGATCGGCCGCGTGGTACCGCCACGCACCGTGAGCATCGGCAAGAAGAGCCTGAAATGGATTCCCCTGTTCGGCCAGCTCTACTGGCTGGCCGGCAACGTGCTGATCGACCGCGGTAACGCGAGACGCGCCAAGCAGGCGATGCTCACCACCACCGAGGTGCTCAGACACCAGGACACCTCGATCTGGGTATTCCCCGAGGGCACGCGCAATGCGGGCGAAGAGCTGTTGCCGTTCAAGAAGGGCGCCTTCCAGATGGCCGTCGCCGCCGGGGTGCCGATCGTCCCGGTGTGCGTCAGCAACTACGCCCGGCACCTTCGCCTGAACCGCTGGGACGGCGGCAAGATCCTGATCCGTTCGCTGCCGGCCATTCCCACCGCCGGCCTGACCCAGGCCGACCTGCCCATGCTGATCGCCGACTGCCGAAGCCGGATGCAGCGCTGCATCGCCGCCCTGGACGCCGAGCTGGCCGCCGCCTGA
- a CDS encoding DUF1127 domain-containing protein yields the protein MKGQKGYAIVQLELGRGLPLGALAAAAWQQLGRWRQLARQRRQLATLNEEALKDLGLSRADVLQESERPFWDDPLAR from the coding sequence ATGAAAGGTCAGAAAGGTTACGCAATCGTACAGTTGGAGCTTGGGCGTGGATTGCCTCTGGGGGCCTTGGCCGCCGCGGCCTGGCAGCAGCTCGGGCGTTGGCGGCAGTTGGCCCGGCAGCGCCGGCAATTGGCTACCCTTAATGAGGAGGCGCTCAAGGATCTGGGCCTCAGTCGGGCGGACGTCCTGCAGGAGAGCGAGCGCCCCTTCTGGGACGATCCCCTGGCGAGATAG
- the pyrF gene encoding orotidine-5'-phosphate decarboxylase, whose translation MSACQTPIIVALDFPTRAAALALADRLDPRQCRVKVGKELFTRCGPEIVGALADKGFEVFLDLKFHDIPNTTAMAVKAAAELGVWMVNVHCSGGLRMMAACRETLDQQGGRVPLLIGVTVLTSMEREDLAGVGLDVEPQEQVLRLAGLAEQAGLDGLVCSAQEARALKSAHPALQLVTPGIRPAGSAEDDQRRILTPRQALEAGSDYLVIGRPVSQAADPAQALAALVGELA comes from the coding sequence ATGTCCGCTTGCCAGACTCCGATCATCGTTGCCCTGGATTTTCCGACCCGCGCCGCCGCCTTGGCGTTGGCCGACCGGCTCGATCCCCGGCAGTGCCGGGTCAAGGTCGGCAAGGAGCTGTTCACCCGCTGCGGGCCGGAAATCGTCGGCGCCCTGGCCGACAAGGGTTTCGAGGTCTTCCTCGACCTGAAATTCCACGACATTCCCAATACCACGGCGATGGCGGTCAAGGCCGCCGCCGAGCTGGGTGTCTGGATGGTCAATGTGCACTGCTCGGGTGGCCTGCGGATGATGGCGGCCTGCCGCGAGACCCTGGACCAGCAGGGCGGGCGGGTCCCGCTGCTGATCGGCGTCACCGTGCTGACCAGCATGGAGCGCGAGGACCTGGCGGGCGTGGGGCTGGATGTCGAGCCGCAGGAGCAGGTGCTGCGCCTCGCCGGGCTGGCCGAACAGGCCGGGCTGGACGGCCTGGTATGTTCCGCCCAGGAGGCGCGGGCGCTGAAGTCGGCCCACCCGGCGCTGCAGCTGGTGACCCCGGGCATTCGCCCGGCCGGCAGCGCCGAGGACGATCAGCGGCGCATCCTCACCCCGCGCCAGGCGCTGGAGGCCGGCTCGGATTACCTGGTGATCGGTCGCCCGGTCAGTCAGGCCGCCGATCCGGCCCAGGCCCTGGCCGCACTGGTGGGCGAGCTGGCCTGA
- a CDS encoding amidotransferase, with translation MPLQICILETDILRPELIDQYQGYGRMFERLFAQQPIAAEFRVYNVMEGHYPPDSEHYDAYLVTGSKADSFGSDPWIETLKTYLLDRYAKGDKLLGICFGHQLLALLLGGKAERAEQGWGVGIHRYRLAHQPAWMTPVLEELTLLISHQDQVTKLPENATLLACSDFCPIAAYCIDDQVLCFQGHPEFVHDYSKELLEIRQQHIGEQAYRRGIDSLQHDHQGHTVAEWMMRFIAHGRSGLDL, from the coding sequence ATGCCGCTGCAGATCTGCATCCTGGAAACCGACATCCTTCGTCCCGAACTCATCGATCAGTACCAAGGCTACGGCCGAATGTTCGAACGGCTCTTCGCGCAACAGCCGATCGCCGCCGAGTTCCGCGTGTACAACGTGATGGAAGGCCACTACCCGCCGGACAGCGAACACTACGATGCCTACCTGGTCACCGGCAGCAAGGCCGACTCCTTCGGCAGCGACCCCTGGATCGAGACCCTCAAGACCTACCTGCTGGATCGCTATGCCAAGGGCGACAAGCTGCTCGGCATCTGCTTCGGCCACCAGCTGCTGGCGCTGCTGCTAGGCGGCAAGGCCGAGCGCGCCGAGCAGGGCTGGGGCGTCGGCATCCATCGCTACCGCCTGGCCCACCAGCCGGCGTGGATGACGCCGGTGCTGGAGGAGCTGACCCTGCTGATCAGCCATCAGGACCAGGTCACCAAGCTGCCGGAGAACGCGACCCTGCTGGCCTGCAGCGACTTCTGCCCGATTGCCGCCTATTGCATCGACGATCAGGTGCTGTGCTTCCAGGGCCATCCCGAGTTCGTCCACGACTACTCCAAGGAGCTGCTGGAGATTCGCCAGCAGCACATCGGCGAGCAGGCCTATCGCCGAGGGATCGACAGCCTGCAGCACGACCACCAGGGCCATACGGTGGCCGAGTGGATGATGCGTTTCATCGCCCACGGGCGCTCGGGACTGGACCTCTAA
- a CDS encoding LysR family transcriptional regulator, translating to MANYPSIDSELLRTFVAIADHGGFTRAAEMVNRTQSAVSMQMKRLEEDVLQRPLFQRDGRQVSLTAEGQVLLGYARRILKLHGEVMTTLREPHMVGAVRIGTPDDYVMRFMPGILSRFAQAYPLVQVELHCEPSSGLLQRQDLDLTIVTREPGKEIGQLLRQERIVWAEAQGFSPHEQEPLPLAMFNAQCFCRSWACNALEAMEREYRIAYTSPSLSAIMAVVSAGLAITAQLQSLIPPDLRIIGEAEGLPAMPSASIVLLRNSQTQSPVTETLAEHIVEGFRL from the coding sequence ATGGCCAACTACCCGAGCATCGACAGCGAATTGCTGCGGACCTTCGTCGCCATCGCCGACCACGGCGGTTTCACCCGGGCCGCCGAGATGGTCAACCGCACCCAGTCGGCGGTGAGCATGCAGATGAAGCGCCTGGAAGAGGACGTGCTACAGCGCCCGCTGTTCCAACGCGACGGCCGCCAGGTCAGCCTGACCGCCGAAGGCCAGGTGCTGTTGGGCTACGCGCGACGCATCCTCAAGCTGCACGGCGAGGTGATGACCACCCTGCGCGAACCGCACATGGTCGGCGCCGTGCGCATCGGCACCCCGGACGACTACGTGATGCGCTTCATGCCGGGCATCCTCTCGCGCTTCGCCCAGGCCTACCCCCTGGTCCAGGTGGAACTGCATTGCGAGCCCTCGTCCGGCCTGCTGCAGCGCCAGGACCTCGACCTGACCATCGTCACCCGCGAACCGGGCAAGGAAATCGGCCAACTGCTGCGCCAGGAGCGCATCGTCTGGGCCGAGGCCCAGGGCTTCAGCCCCCACGAACAGGAACCGCTGCCGCTGGCGATGTTCAACGCCCAGTGCTTCTGCCGCTCCTGGGCCTGCAACGCCCTGGAGGCGATGGAGCGCGAATACCGCATCGCCTACACCAGCCCGAGCCTCTCGGCCATCATGGCAGTGGTCAGCGCCGGCCTGGCGATCACCGCACAGCTGCAGAGCCTGATTCCCCCGGACCTGCGCATCATCGGCGAGGCCGAGGGCCTGCCGGCCATGCCGTCGGCGAGCATCGTGCTGCTACGCAACAGCCAGACCCAGTCGCCGGTGACCGAGACCCTGGCCGAGCACATCGTCGAAGGCTTCAGGCTTTAA
- the earP gene encoding elongation factor P maturation arginine rhamnosyltransferase EarP has product MTWDIFCKVVDNYGDIGVTWRLARQLAAEHGQSVRLWVDEVAAFARICPGADARAERQVRQGVELCRWGAQWQPVEPADVVIEAFACELPAAYVAAMAARPGKVLWLNLEYLSAEDWVEGCHGLPSLQPKGLQKFFFFPGFTAGSGGLLRERELLKQCRAFQADAQAQTGFLAALGVHRQPGARLISLFAYENPGLAGWLDALAADAVPSQLLVPEGRILDDLQAWLGGARLAAGAERRRGQLQIRVLPFVEQDQYDRLLWCCDFNAVRGEDSFLRAQWAGRPLLWHIYQQAEGAHWDKLEAFLALYTQGLSPEAAQALGRLWRGWNAGEGVGEGWLALLPHWPELATHAQNWSRAQGARTDLATALVQFYRNWL; this is encoded by the coding sequence GTGACGTGGGACATATTCTGCAAGGTCGTGGATAACTACGGCGACATCGGGGTGACCTGGCGTCTGGCGCGGCAGTTGGCCGCCGAGCATGGCCAGAGCGTGCGCCTGTGGGTCGACGAAGTGGCCGCGTTCGCGCGCATCTGTCCCGGGGCGGATGCCCGGGCCGAGCGCCAGGTGCGGCAGGGTGTGGAGCTGTGCCGCTGGGGCGCGCAGTGGCAGCCGGTCGAGCCGGCGGACGTGGTGATCGAGGCCTTCGCCTGCGAGTTGCCGGCGGCCTATGTGGCGGCGATGGCGGCGCGCCCCGGCAAGGTGCTGTGGCTCAACCTGGAATACCTGAGCGCCGAGGACTGGGTCGAGGGCTGTCATGGCCTGCCATCCCTGCAGCCGAAGGGGTTGCAGAAGTTCTTCTTCTTTCCCGGATTCACCGCCGGCAGTGGCGGCTTGTTGCGCGAGCGTGAGCTGCTTAAGCAGTGCCGGGCCTTTCAGGCCGATGCGCAGGCGCAAACCGGGTTTCTCGCCGCACTCGGGGTGCATCGACAGCCGGGTGCGCGGTTGATCTCGCTGTTCGCCTACGAGAATCCCGGGCTGGCAGGCTGGCTGGATGCCCTGGCCGCCGACGCCGTGCCCAGCCAGTTGCTGGTGCCGGAGGGGCGCATCCTCGATGACTTGCAGGCCTGGTTGGGCGGAGCACGGTTGGCGGCCGGGGCTGAGCGGCGGCGCGGGCAGTTGCAGATCCGCGTCCTGCCGTTCGTCGAGCAGGACCAGTACGATCGACTGCTCTGGTGCTGTGACTTCAATGCGGTGCGCGGCGAGGACTCCTTCCTGCGCGCGCAATGGGCCGGGCGCCCGCTGCTCTGGCACATCTACCAGCAGGCCGAAGGCGCGCACTGGGACAAGCTCGAAGCGTTTCTGGCGCTCTATACGCAGGGGCTGTCGCCCGAAGCGGCGCAGGCATTGGGCCGTTTATGGCGAGGCTGGAATGCCGGAGAGGGGGTGGGCGAAGGTTGGCTGGCGTTGCTGCCGCACTGGCCGGAACTGGCCACGCATGCGCAGAACTGGAGCCGGGCGCAGGGCGCGCGGACCGATCTGGCCACGGCGCTGGTACAGTTTTACCGAAATTGGCTATGA
- a CDS encoding LysR substrate-binding domain-containing protein: protein MNPDSLTDQLSLFLDVLETGSFSAAARRQPLTPSAVARRIDALERSLGSKLFSRSTHAVRATPSGLAFAERARRILGELHLARAEAVSLSSAPEGLIRIDAPAPFGRRHLAPALAEFLATYPGLDVQLRLIDSFIDLQGEHLGEVDLVLRIGPLADTRLVATPLSPLVRVVCASPDYLARRGVPRTPQELLEHDGLDWEGLAPPFAWRFEQDGKLQLCRPARRRLTANNAEALLSSVRAGLGVAHLPTWLVGEYLLRGELLALLCEHGLPPAEPSSIYALRLEREASSRTHLLLNFLKQRFGFPPPWDQALQAHLPLRL, encoded by the coding sequence ATGAATCCGGACAGCCTCACCGATCAACTCAGCTTGTTTCTCGACGTACTGGAAACCGGCAGCTTCTCCGCCGCCGCCCGCCGCCAGCCCCTCACCCCCTCCGCCGTCGCCCGGCGCATCGACGCCCTGGAGCGCTCGCTGGGCAGCAAGCTGTTCAGCCGCAGCACCCATGCGGTGCGCGCCACGCCATCCGGCCTGGCCTTCGCCGAGCGGGCCAGGCGCATCCTCGGTGAACTGCACCTGGCGCGTGCCGAGGCCGTCTCCCTGAGCAGCGCGCCGGAAGGCCTGATCCGCATCGACGCCCCGGCGCCCTTCGGCCGCCGCCATCTGGCACCGGCACTCGCCGAGTTCCTCGCCACCTATCCGGGGCTGGACGTACAGCTGCGCCTGATCGACAGCTTCATCGACCTGCAGGGCGAGCACCTCGGCGAGGTCGACCTGGTCCTGCGCATCGGCCCGCTGGCCGATACCCGGCTGGTCGCCACGCCGCTCTCCCCCTTGGTTCGCGTGGTCTGCGCCAGCCCCGACTACCTGGCGCGGCGCGGCGTACCGCGTACGCCCCAGGAGCTGCTGGAGCATGACGGTCTCGACTGGGAAGGACTGGCGCCGCCCTTTGCCTGGCGCTTCGAGCAGGACGGCAAGCTGCAGCTCTGTCGCCCCGCACGCCGGCGCCTGACCGCCAACAATGCCGAGGCCCTGCTGTCCAGCGTCCGCGCCGGCCTCGGCGTCGCCCACTTGCCGACCTGGCTGGTCGGCGAATACCTGCTGCGCGGCGAATTGCTGGCGCTGCTCTGCGAGCACGGCCTGCCGCCCGCCGAGCCGAGCAGCATCTACGCCCTACGCCTGGAGCGCGAGGCGAGCTCACGCACCCACCTGCTGCTGAACTTCCTCAAACAGCGCTTCGGTTTTCCGCCCCCCTGGGACCAGGCCCTGCAGGCTCACCTGCCGCTAAGGCTGTAA
- the efp gene encoding elongation factor P, with product MKTAQEMKPNSVALIDGQPWLIQKAEFTKSGRNSAIVKMKLKNLLNGSKTETVYKADDKMEPVILERKEVNLSYVSGEDYVFMDPEYNSYELRAEDLESVLPFIEEGMTDICEAVFFEGKVISVDLPTTIVRQVVYTENAARGDTSGKVMKPAKLRNGTEIKVAEFVEIDDWIEIDTRDGSYKGRTQAPQA from the coding sequence ATGAAAACCGCACAAGAAATGAAGCCCAACAGCGTGGCCCTGATCGACGGCCAGCCGTGGCTGATCCAGAAGGCCGAATTCACCAAGTCCGGCCGTAACAGCGCCATCGTCAAGATGAAGCTGAAGAACCTGCTGAACGGCTCCAAGACCGAGACCGTTTACAAGGCCGACGACAAGATGGAGCCGGTGATCCTGGAGCGTAAGGAAGTGAACCTTTCCTACGTCAGTGGCGAGGACTACGTGTTCATGGATCCGGAGTACAACTCCTACGAGCTGCGAGCCGAAGACCTGGAAAGCGTGCTGCCGTTCATCGAGGAAGGCATGACCGACATCTGCGAAGCCGTGTTCTTCGAAGGCAAGGTGATCTCCGTCGACCTGCCGACCACCATCGTGCGCCAGGTCGTCTACACCGAGAACGCCGCCCGTGGCGACACGTCCGGCAAGGTGATGAAGCCTGCCAAGCTGCGCAACGGCACCGAGATCAAGGTCGCCGAGTTCGTTGAAATCGACGACTGGATCGAGATCGATACCCGTGACGGCTCCTACAAGGGCCGTACCCAGGCGCCGCAAGCCTGA